TCTACGCCTGCGAAGACGTCGAATTCGACCGCCGGAAGGGCCTGCGCTCCGTTCCGGCCGCGCTCGGCCTGCGGGGGGCGATGATCGTCTCCGCGCTCTGCCACGGGGTGGCGGTGGCGGCGCTGGCGGCGGCGGGCCGGGCGGGCGGGCTGGGCCCCTGGTATTACGCGGCGGTGGCGGCCATCGCGCTCCTTCTGATCTACGAGCACGCCATCGTCTCGCCGACCGATCTGCGGCGGGTCAACCGCGCGTTCTTTCACGTCAACGCCGTCGTCAGCGGCGTGATTCTGGCCGGGGGGATCCTCGATCTTTTGACGAGACGCTAAACGCGCCGGACCGCCTTCGGGCCGAGAAAGGACTTCAGGGCCTCGCGCCACGGGCGCAGCCGGATCCCCGCGCGGGCGAGCTTGGTCCCGTCCAGCACCGTATAGCGGGGCCGGAGGGCCGCGCGGGCCCCGAACCCCTGCCGCCGGGGCCGCAGCGACACGGACCGCTCGCCCAGCATCTGGAAGGCGACGCAGGCCGCCTCGTAGGGGGTGGCGTCGTCGGGCGGCGCCACGTGCCACACGCCCGTCTCCCCCCGGCGCAGCAGCTCCAGCGTCGCGTCCGCGAAATCGAGCTGATACGTCGGCTGCCCCCGCTGGTCGTCGTGGACGAAAACCACCTCCTCCGTCTCCCGCGCGTCCAGCGCGTCGCTCAGGAAGTTGCGGCCGTACGGCCCGAAGAGCCACCCCGCCCTCAGGATAAGATAGCGGGGCGCGTGGCTCATCACCGCGAGTTCCCCCGCCAGCTTCGTGTCGCCGTACACGTTGATCGGGTTGGGCGGGTCCTCCTCGCCATAGGGCGTCGCGCGGGTGCCGTCGAAGACGAGGTCCGTGGAAGGATAAACGACCAGCGCCCCCACCTCCGCCGCGGCCCGGGCCAGATGCTCCGCCCCGTCCCGGTTGGTCAGATACGCCCGCCAGCGGTCCGTCTCGCAGGCGTCCACGTCGGCCACCCCCGCCGCGTTCAGAATCACGTCCGGCCGGATCTCGCGTACGCGCTCAAGAACGTCGTTGCGCCGCGTGACGTCCAGATCCGCATGCCCCAGGGCGACGACCTCGGGGCCCGATTCCAGCCGGGACCGCCAGGCCCGGCCCAGGCCGCCATAGGCGCCGACGACGAGGATTCTCCGGATGCCGCTCAACGTTCCACCTCCCCGGCCGCACCGTCCGGCATAGACTCCCGGGGCCGACAAGCCTATAATACAGCCCGTTTCCCCTTTATGAAAATTTACCTCCTGGGGCGGGGGCACCGGCTCGAGCAGATCCGCAACGCTCTCGGCCTGAGCAAACTGAACGCCGTCCGCGTGGACGGGGACCCCGCCCAGGTCCGCTTCGACGTCCCCGAACGGTCCGTGGCGCCCGGCGACCTCATCATCGTGGCGGAGTTCGAAGAGGCGCCGCTCCGGGCGGTCCTGGACAACCTCGCCCGCCAGAAGCTCCCGGCCAAGGTCATGGTCTTCACGTCGCTGCCGAGCCGGCCCTTCGCCCGGGAGTACCCGAATTTCCTGTTCCGCGACGAAGGGCTCATTTACAAGAACGAGCTGCGCGAGCTCCAGCGACGCGCCGCCGGCCAGCAGAAGGTCGAAACGATCCGCCAGATCGCCCAGGGGCGCCCCTTCCTGACGGTCATCTGGGGCAATCCCGACCCGGACGCCATCGCCAGCGCCTACGCCCTCTCGGAACTCGTCCGCGACCACGCCCGCGAGACGGCCATCGCCTACATGGGCGAGTTCACGCGTCCCGAGAACGCCGCGATGGTGAACCTCCTCAAGATTCCCATGCGCAAGTTCTCCCCGTCCGCGATCGCGCCCGAGACGATCGTGGCCACCGTGGACGCCCAGCCCTCCTTCTTCCAGCTCGACGGGCAGCTCCGCTTCGACATCATCATCGACCACCATCCGCTCACCGATCTCGGCCCTCACCGCTTCGCCGACGTGCGCCCCACCTACGGCGCGGCCTCGACGATCCTGACCGAGTACTACCAGGCCTCCGGCGCCCGCATGACCAAGAAGATCGCCACCGCGCTCTTCTACGGCCTCAAGATCGACACGGGGAACCTGACCCGGAACGTCAGCGACGCGGACGTGGCCGCCTTCCGGTACCTGCGGGTGCGCGCGGACGAGAACCTGGTGCGGACGATCGAGCTTTCGCAGCTTCCCGTCGAAACGCTCGACTATTTCGCCGTGGCCATCGCCAACAAGAAGATCGCCCGCGATACGGTGTTCGCCTACCTCGGCACGATCCCGAACCCCGACATGTGCGTCCACGTGGCGGACTTCTTCATCAAGCTGACCGGGATCTCGTGGGTGATCGTGGCCTGCCGGTCCAAGGACCGGGTCGTCGTGGTCTTCCGTTCGGACGGCCTGCGCAAGCACGCGGGCCGCCTGGCGGAGGCGCTCTTCCTCGACTACGGCTCGGCCGGCGGCCACCGCACGATGGCCCGGGCGGAGCTCGAGGTGGGCCGGCTGGTGGCGGAACTCCGGGAGCCCACCGACGTGGCCATCGAGGAGTGGCTCCTGCGGCGCCTGGCCGGGAAGATCCGGGCGCTTTCCCCCTTCGCCGCGGCGGCGGCCCGTCCCGGCGTCTGAAATTTTTCTTGCCCCCGCGCGGGGTCGGTGGGATATGATCCAGGGCCTGCTCGACGGCGTCTACAACCTGATCCACGAGGGCCGCTACGAGGCCGCCCTCCAGGCCGCCAAGCGCCTCTCGATCGAACGGCTCAAGGAGAACCGGCGGGCCGAGGCGGCGCTCGCCTTGGCGGCGGCGGGCCACGCCCTGTGCCTCCTCAACAGCCCCTCGAAGGCCCGCAGCTTCGCCCATGAGGCCCACGACCTGGCCGCCCGCGCCGAGGATCGCCGGGCGGCCGGGTACGCCCTGGCCGTGGGGGCCCTGGCGCGGCTGCGGATGGGCGAGTACGACGCGGCCGACGCCCTCATCGACCGCGCCCTCGAAGCCCTCCAGAAACATCCCGAGGACGCGGCCACGGCGTTCGCGCGCCTGGTCTCCGCGGAGCTTTCGATCACCAAGGAGGACTTCGTGGAGGCGCGCGTCTTCGCGGAAGACGCCTTCGCCGCGGGCGCCTCCCTCGACCTCCCCTGGGTCAAGGCCCGCGCCTGCCTCGTCAAGGCGGTCTGCGAGGAACGCACCGGAAACGTCCCGGCCGCGCTTGAGATCCTGGGCCGGGCGGAGGAGGAGCTGCGCCGCCGGTCGGACGCGGAAACCTACTGGCTCGTCAAGAGCGCCCTGGCCCACGCCTCCCTCAAGGCGGGCCAGGAAAAGACCGCTCAAGCCCACCGGAAGGCCGCCGCCCAGGTCATCGAGGAGATCGCCGCCGGCCTCTCCCCCGAGGGGCGCGAGCGTTACCTTAAGAGCTCCGCCGTCGTCCACGCCCTGGGCGGGGATCCGCAGTCGGCCAGCGGCCTCTGGAAGGTCCCCGTCCAGATCGACGCCCCCCGCAAGACCTCGCCGTCCTCCACGGACGCGTCGCTGGCGGCCCTCCGGCCGGTCCTCGACGTCATCAAGAAGATCAACACCGAGCTCAACCTCCGCAAGCTCATCACCATGATCCTCGACACCATGATCGAGTTCTGCAACGCCCAGCGGGGGACGATCGTCATCTTCGAGGGCGACCGCTTCAAAATCGAGCTTTCCCGCGACCGCTCCCGCCAGGAGCTCCCGCGCGGCGAGGTGGGCGTCTCGCGGACGGTCCTCAAGTTCGTCCGGGACCACGGCAAGCGCGTGGTGGCCGAGGACGCCTCCGTGGACCCGCGCCTGCGCCTGATCGACAGCGTGCAGGACCAGTCCCTGATGTCGATCCTCTGCGTTCCGCTCCGGGTCAAGATGCGCCTGATCGGCGCCGTCTACCTCGACAATCCGCATGTCGTGGGCGCCTTCGGTCCGCGCGAGATCGAGATCGCCGAAGTCCTCACCGACCACGCGGCGATCGCCATCGACAACGCGCTCCTGCACATCAAGTCGATCCACGACGCGCTGACGAACCTGTTCAACCACCCCCACTTCGAGAAACGCCTGGAGGGCGAGGTCGCCCGCGCCCGCCGCCACGGGCGTCCCTGCGGGCTGCTCATGATGGATCTGGACGACTTCAAGGCGATCAACGACACCCTCGGTCATGAAGCCGGCAACGAGGTCCTCAAGGGCGTCGCCCGGCTGCTGGCGGCGACCCTCCGCGGCGCCGACACGGTCGCCCGCATCCAGGAGCGGGACGCCGGCCCCATCCTCGCCCGCTACGGCGGCGACGAATTCGAAATCATCCTGCCCGAGACGCCCCGCGAGGGCGTGCGCAAGGTCGCCGAACGGATCCTCCAGGCCGTCCAGAAGGAGGAGTTCCGCTACGGCGACCGGGTCCTGAAACTCAACCTTTCGATCGGCGGGGCCGTCTACCCGGACGACGCCGAGAGCGCCCGGGATCTCCTCCTCAAAGCCGACGAAGCGCTCTACGCCGCCAAGCGGGCCGGCAAGAACCGCGTGGTGCTTTACGAGCCGCCTTCACCCGGAAAACCAAGTGCGGATGCGCCTGCGGCCCCCCCCACGCCTCCGCTTTCGTAACACGCCTCCGGCGCCGGCCCTTGACGGGCTGGGAAGGTGGATCT
Above is a window of Planctomycetota bacterium DNA encoding:
- the rfbD gene encoding dTDP-4-dehydrorhamnose reductase, giving the protein MSGIRRILVVGAYGGLGRAWRSRLESGPEVVALGHADLDVTRRNDVLERVREIRPDVILNAAGVADVDACETDRWRAYLTNRDGAEHLARAAAEVGALVVYPSTDLVFDGTRATPYGEEDPPNPINVYGDTKLAGELAVMSHAPRYLILRAGWLFGPYGRNFLSDALDARETEEVVFVHDDQRGQPTYQLDFADATLELLRRGETGVWHVAPPDDATPYEAACVAFQMLGERSVSLRPRRQGFGARAALRPRYTVLDGTKLARAGIRLRPWREALKSFLGPKAVRRV
- a CDS encoding DHH family phosphoesterase, with product MKIYLLGRGHRLEQIRNALGLSKLNAVRVDGDPAQVRFDVPERSVAPGDLIIVAEFEEAPLRAVLDNLARQKLPAKVMVFTSLPSRPFAREYPNFLFRDEGLIYKNELRELQRRAAGQQKVETIRQIAQGRPFLTVIWGNPDPDAIASAYALSELVRDHARETAIAYMGEFTRPENAAMVNLLKIPMRKFSPSAIAPETIVATVDAQPSFFQLDGQLRFDIIIDHHPLTDLGPHRFADVRPTYGAASTILTEYYQASGARMTKKIATALFYGLKIDTGNLTRNVSDADVAAFRYLRVRADENLVRTIELSQLPVETLDYFAVAIANKKIARDTVFAYLGTIPNPDMCVHVADFFIKLTGISWVIVACRSKDRVVVVFRSDGLRKHAGRLAEALFLDYGSAGGHRTMARAELEVGRLVAELREPTDVAIEEWLLRRLAGKIRALSPFAAAAARPGV
- a CDS encoding sensor domain-containing diguanylate cyclase, with the protein product MIQGLLDGVYNLIHEGRYEAALQAAKRLSIERLKENRRAEAALALAAAGHALCLLNSPSKARSFAHEAHDLAARAEDRRAAGYALAVGALARLRMGEYDAADALIDRALEALQKHPEDAATAFARLVSAELSITKEDFVEARVFAEDAFAAGASLDLPWVKARACLVKAVCEERTGNVPAALEILGRAEEELRRRSDAETYWLVKSALAHASLKAGQEKTAQAHRKAAAQVIEEIAAGLSPEGRERYLKSSAVVHALGGDPQSASGLWKVPVQIDAPRKTSPSSTDASLAALRPVLDVIKKINTELNLRKLITMILDTMIEFCNAQRGTIVIFEGDRFKIELSRDRSRQELPRGEVGVSRTVLKFVRDHGKRVVAEDASVDPRLRLIDSVQDQSLMSILCVPLRVKMRLIGAVYLDNPHVVGAFGPREIEIAEVLTDHAAIAIDNALLHIKSIHDALTNLFNHPHFEKRLEGEVARARRHGRPCGLLMMDLDDFKAINDTLGHEAGNEVLKGVARLLAATLRGADTVARIQERDAGPILARYGGDEFEIILPETPREGVRKVAERILQAVQKEEFRYGDRVLKLNLSIGGAVYPDDAESARDLLLKADEALYAAKRAGKNRVVLYEPPSPGKPSADAPAAPPTPPLS